Proteins from a genomic interval of Oceanispirochaeta crateris:
- a CDS encoding aminotransferase class V-fold PLP-dependent enzyme, with product MTLSEHFAPFRDKIIGNNQSMTLASGETGPIVYADWVASGRLYGPIEEFMTNKIGPYVANTHTETTITGTTMTRAYHEARQKIKSHVGADKRDSLFLAGFGMTAAISKLQRILGLRLPEGCPETCHGDNKPLVILTHMEHHSNQISWEECACDVEILPRVDTTGLPDLKSLAFLLKKNQDRPLLIGAFSGCSNVTGIITPYYEMAKMMHQAGGYCFVDFAASAPYVDMNMHPEDPEERLDAIYFSPHKFLGGPGSSGVLVLSNDLYQRVIPDQPGGGTVKWTTPFGSHSYFDEIEVREDGGTPGFLQAIRGALAIEVKEAMDPLKIRAREEELYKILLDELKKEPLVFMLEPQNRDRLGIVSVYALGEHHNLIVKLLNDRFGIQTRGGCSCAGTYGHILFSIDHNTSRKITDMIDHGDLTQKPGWVRISLHPTMTDDEACYIGQSVVQVIRNYKTWGEDYDFHQESGEFTRKAGELSMPDLMREFHP from the coding sequence ATGACTTTAAGTGAACACTTTGCTCCTTTTCGTGACAAAATCATCGGCAATAATCAGAGCATGACCCTTGCTTCAGGAGAGACCGGACCCATCGTCTACGCTGACTGGGTTGCCAGCGGTCGTCTCTATGGTCCCATAGAAGAGTTCATGACCAATAAGATTGGTCCCTATGTGGCCAATACTCATACGGAAACTACAATCACGGGGACAACTATGACCCGGGCCTATCATGAGGCCCGGCAGAAAATCAAATCCCATGTGGGGGCAGACAAACGGGACTCTCTTTTCCTAGCCGGGTTCGGAATGACCGCCGCCATCAGTAAACTCCAGCGTATTCTGGGGCTGAGACTCCCCGAGGGATGTCCCGAAACTTGCCATGGCGATAATAAACCTCTAGTCATACTGACTCATATGGAACACCACTCAAATCAGATCAGCTGGGAAGAGTGTGCCTGTGATGTGGAGATCCTTCCCCGGGTGGATACGACGGGACTACCCGATTTAAAGTCTCTGGCATTCCTTTTGAAAAAAAACCAGGATAGACCCCTTTTAATAGGTGCCTTTTCTGGTTGCAGTAATGTGACAGGTATTATCACTCCCTATTATGAAATGGCAAAAATGATGCATCAGGCAGGAGGGTATTGTTTTGTTGACTTTGCTGCTTCTGCTCCCTATGTCGATATGAACATGCATCCTGAAGATCCGGAAGAAAGGCTGGATGCCATTTATTTTTCTCCCCATAAGTTTCTGGGAGGACCGGGGTCTTCTGGGGTCCTTGTACTGAGCAATGATTTATATCAGAGAGTCATCCCGGATCAGCCCGGGGGTGGTACTGTGAAATGGACGACCCCCTTTGGTAGTCACAGTTATTTTGATGAGATTGAAGTCAGGGAAGACGGAGGTACTCCCGGGTTTCTACAGGCCATCCGCGGGGCTCTTGCCATCGAAGTGAAAGAAGCTATGGACCCTTTGAAAATCAGAGCTAGAGAAGAGGAACTCTATAAAATTCTCCTGGACGAGTTGAAAAAAGAGCCTCTTGTTTTCATGCTGGAACCCCAGAACAGGGATCGGCTGGGAATCGTTTCTGTCTATGCTCTTGGAGAACACCATAATCTGATTGTAAAACTATTGAATGATCGCTTTGGAATCCAGACAAGAGGGGGATGCAGCTGTGCAGGAACCTATGGACACATCCTTTTTTCCATCGATCATAACACATCCAGAAAGATCACAGATATGATTGATCATGGTGATTTGACCCAGAAACCGGGTTGGGTCAGGATCTCTCTGCATCCAACAATGACAGATGACGAGGCCTGTTATATAGGGCAGTCTGTTGTTCAGGTTATCAGGAACTATAAAACCTGGGGAGAGGATTATGATTTCCATCAGGAGAGTGGTGAGTTTACCCGGAAAGCGGGAGAGCTCTCCATGCCCGATCTAATGCGTGAATTCCACCCCTGA
- a CDS encoding macro domain-containing protein, whose amino-acid sequence MDDDSLTDSTSFNDPHSDPCFIRDWSASLPIELNAPDHDVNSVPKESPPPKTSAAPPSKWDFYCSRLFNGDNVMRFMKGRVETLCGDITAIDCNAIVNAANSSLMGGGGVDGAIHRAAGPSLLKICHRVRREQYPEGLPPGEAVLTGPGNLPFQGIIHTVGPIWQGGNAGEAERLSSCYRQSLMLAEKNRFKTIAFPAISTGVYAYPPEKAALVVYNTLRKELLPLEYPKKVYLVFYSHTGEKQFLQALENKGVTE is encoded by the coding sequence GTGGATGATGACTCTCTCACAGATTCTACTTCCTTTAACGATCCTCACAGCGATCCCTGTTTTATCAGAGACTGGAGCGCTTCACTTCCTATTGAGCTTAATGCCCCTGATCATGATGTTAATTCTGTCCCGAAGGAGTCTCCGCCGCCAAAGACCTCTGCTGCTCCCCCTAGTAAATGGGATTTTTATTGCAGCCGCCTTTTTAACGGGGATAATGTTATGAGGTTCATGAAGGGACGTGTGGAAACCCTCTGCGGAGACATTACCGCAATAGATTGCAATGCCATAGTCAATGCCGCCAATTCCAGCCTCATGGGAGGAGGAGGTGTGGACGGAGCCATCCATAGGGCGGCCGGTCCATCCCTGTTAAAGATCTGTCACCGTGTGAGAAGGGAACAGTATCCGGAAGGTTTACCTCCGGGTGAAGCCGTTCTGACAGGCCCTGGAAATTTGCCTTTTCAGGGAATAATCCATACTGTCGGGCCCATTTGGCAGGGAGGAAATGCGGGAGAAGCGGAACGGCTCTCATCCTGTTATAGACAATCCTTGATGCTGGCTGAAAAAAATCGGTTCAAGACCATCGCATTCCCGGCAATATCTACTGGTGTATACGCCTATCCACCCGAAAAAGCGGCTTTGGTCGTTTATAATACACTCAGGAAAGAACTATTACCTTTAGAATATCCAAAGAAGGTCTACCTTGTTTTCTATTCTCACACAGGAGAAAAACAGTTTCTCCAGGCTTTAGAGAACAAAGGAGTGACAGAGTGA
- a CDS encoding NFACT RNA binding domain-containing protein produces MSLNWVEINRVLEELPLEGSFLQNIRQISYTQLIFEFHRPGRSFNMLICLDRKSLRIHEIKSRPPSLPKPPRFTTFMRSRIKGCRVIQSGQLGTDRIIRLVLKKGERQDILYIRLWGGAANLILCDKEDKILDAFSRRPARKEIPGERFKPEVNEKAPGKKFSLRLPAEKIESYSSFLEELYSAEESEGQIEELRVKARRSLEYKENGIKVSLKNQEAKLKEYQNEEKYRRMADTLMSSLHLIKRGQKEFLPADGTEAIPLDSSKSAVENGQNYYKKAGKAARGHELRKDEISNLQMRLAQVQEDLRRLDSIEDLETLKAMVPPENEQKKESHNEVPGLSFTSGNFTILVGRSAKENETLMGKHVRGNDYWLHTRDYPGAYVFIRLPRGKSIPLETLLDAGNLALFYSKAKASGAADLYYTQVKYLRKPKEGKRGLVLPTREKNLFVKLDESRIQRLKGTT; encoded by the coding sequence GTGAGCCTCAACTGGGTTGAAATCAATAGAGTTCTAGAAGAACTGCCTCTGGAAGGTTCCTTCCTGCAGAACATACGGCAAATCAGTTACACCCAGTTAATTTTTGAATTTCACCGTCCAGGGCGAAGCTTTAATATGCTCATTTGTCTGGATAGAAAGAGCCTCCGGATTCATGAAATCAAAAGCCGTCCCCCGTCCCTGCCTAAACCGCCCAGATTCACCACATTCATGAGGTCCAGAATCAAGGGGTGCCGGGTAATCCAATCGGGTCAACTGGGCACAGACAGGATCATTAGACTAGTGCTGAAAAAGGGAGAAAGACAGGACATCCTGTATATCAGACTCTGGGGCGGTGCTGCGAACCTGATCCTTTGTGATAAGGAGGACAAAATTCTAGACGCCTTTTCAAGAAGACCCGCCCGAAAAGAGATTCCAGGAGAACGATTCAAACCCGAAGTAAATGAAAAAGCACCCGGTAAAAAATTCTCTCTGCGCCTCCCAGCTGAGAAAATAGAGAGTTATAGTTCCTTTTTAGAAGAACTCTATTCTGCTGAGGAATCAGAGGGGCAAATCGAAGAATTGAGAGTCAAAGCCAGAAGGAGCCTGGAATACAAAGAAAACGGCATAAAAGTCAGTCTCAAAAACCAGGAAGCAAAGCTGAAGGAATATCAGAATGAAGAGAAGTACAGGCGTATGGCAGACACTTTGATGTCGTCCCTTCATCTGATAAAACGGGGTCAAAAAGAATTCCTCCCCGCAGATGGTACAGAGGCCATCCCCCTGGATTCATCAAAATCTGCCGTTGAAAATGGCCAGAACTACTATAAAAAAGCCGGAAAAGCAGCGAGAGGACATGAGCTGAGAAAAGATGAAATCAGCAATTTGCAGATGCGCCTAGCCCAGGTTCAAGAGGATCTGAGACGCCTAGATTCCATTGAAGACCTGGAGACCCTCAAGGCAATGGTTCCCCCAGAAAATGAGCAAAAAAAAGAGAGCCACAACGAAGTCCCCGGTTTGAGTTTTACCTCTGGTAATTTTACCATACTCGTAGGCCGTTCCGCCAAGGAAAATGAAACACTTATGGGGAAGCATGTGAGGGGAAACGACTACTGGCTTCACACAAGGGATTATCCGGGAGCCTATGTCTTTATCCGCCTGCCCCGGGGAAAGTCGATTCCTCTGGAAACCTTGTTGGATGCGGGAAACCTGGCCCTTTTTTACAGCAAGGCCAAGGCATCGGGAGCGGCAGACCTATACTACACTCAGGTCAAATACTTAAGAAAACCAAAGGAAGGTAAAAGAGGACTGGTTCTACCAACCAGAGAAAAAAACCTCTTTGTAAAATTGGATGAATCCAGAATCCAGCGACTGAAAGGAACAACATAA
- the amrB gene encoding AmmeMemoRadiSam system protein B: MDILKKDIRKPIVSGLFYPDNPEELKAKIEALMNGCPRGDAAVILCPHGTWDKTGESLGAAFAAASEFKPDRVLLLGPVHREKDRRVLYLSSKKYFETALGFVNVDSSAALSLTEKSDLFVFDDSPHMEEHALELQIPFIQTLFPQVEIIPLLLGGLKRSDLKKAAGTLKQRLFTPDKKILVVLSANLSRYGLASQTEAEAQRLLDNLEMPLKRSLKELETEGLISSCGTALLTLLSDLGILQDKTLHILKRDKTELLDRGELKAVYYAGISWS; encoded by the coding sequence ATGGACATATTAAAAAAAGATATACGGAAACCCATTGTGAGCGGCCTATTCTACCCGGATAATCCCGAAGAGCTGAAGGCAAAAATCGAGGCTCTCATGAATGGATGTCCCCGGGGTGATGCAGCTGTTATCCTCTGCCCCCATGGCACATGGGATAAAACAGGGGAGTCCCTGGGGGCCGCTTTTGCGGCAGCCAGCGAATTCAAACCGGACCGGGTCCTTCTGTTGGGCCCCGTACACAGGGAAAAAGACCGTAGAGTCCTATATCTGTCCAGTAAAAAATATTTTGAAACAGCTTTGGGATTCGTCAACGTTGATAGTTCTGCCGCTTTGAGTCTGACAGAAAAATCGGATCTGTTTGTTTTTGATGATTCTCCCCATATGGAAGAGCATGCTCTGGAGCTTCAAATTCCCTTTATCCAAACCCTCTTTCCCCAGGTTGAGATCATCCCGCTCTTATTGGGTGGTTTGAAGCGATCCGACCTAAAGAAGGCTGCGGGAACTTTGAAACAAAGGCTGTTCACTCCAGATAAAAAGATACTGGTTGTTCTGTCGGCCAATCTAAGCCGCTATGGACTGGCAAGCCAGACTGAAGCAGAGGCTCAAAGATTGTTAGACAACTTAGAGATGCCTTTAAAGCGATCCCTAAAGGAACTGGAAACAGAAGGGCTGATCAGCAGCTGCGGGACAGCGCTATTAACCCTGCTGTCCGATCTTGGTATTCTTCAGGACAAAACCCTTCATATTCTGAAAAGGGACAAAACAGAATTACTGGACAGAGGCGAATTAAAGGCCGTATATTACGCCGGAATCAGCTGGTCTTAG
- the amrA gene encoding AmmeMemoRadiSam system protein A yields MGDLDLNHKEQEGLLDWVHAVIGVAFGHPEPVTPDFLREMPRCAVFVTLHLKGELRGCIGYMQSDKKLEEALRDAGESAAFKDYRFNPLSENEWNDIEVEVSLLSPMEEISGPDELIMGEHGALLAARGRQGLFLPQVASEQNWDRNSFMNQLCRKAGLPSDFWKKDSYTLYRFSARVYSLPILDEKYTD; encoded by the coding sequence ATGGGAGACCTTGACTTAAATCATAAAGAACAAGAAGGACTTCTGGACTGGGTTCATGCCGTCATAGGAGTAGCCTTTGGTCATCCAGAACCTGTAACTCCAGATTTTCTCCGGGAAATGCCCCGATGCGCTGTCTTTGTAACCCTTCATCTGAAAGGAGAATTGAGGGGCTGTATCGGGTATATGCAGTCTGACAAAAAACTGGAAGAGGCCTTGAGGGACGCGGGTGAATCGGCAGCGTTTAAGGATTACCGTTTCAATCCGCTGAGCGAAAATGAGTGGAATGATATTGAAGTTGAGGTCTCACTCCTTAGCCCCATGGAGGAAATATCAGGTCCTGATGAGCTCATTATGGGGGAACATGGCGCCCTTCTTGCCGCCAGAGGGAGACAAGGTCTGTTTCTTCCCCAGGTGGCCAGCGAACAAAACTGGGACAGGAACAGCTTTATGAATCAGCTCTGCAGGAAGGCAGGACTCCCATCGGATTTCTGGAAGAAGGACAGCTACACACTGTACAGATTCTCCGCGAGGGTCTATTCCCTTCCTATTTTAGATGAAAAATATACTGACTGA
- a CDS encoding FecR family protein yields MADDSAMLVYAEGEGFTLVRGGKSLYYDLYSQGAEGLLLEGGDLLLTEEDTWLEIQLGGSSTIIKISENTTFTLKSLQNEGGIFKVSYGRVRARVEKLTTDTPFWIEGGDTVAGVRGTDFGYDLFYDGSSPEKKNVSIYCFEGKVEVVRRLDTEEGDAYQADSDFAKGKDYTSTVLLGRNEMVSVSSEDKTAPLNKKKIELEVKEYWEINDFLYEGEEEDMEKMNFQDFHNDAELLRQGALYSTLTGAFIVGAGLTAYLAADDSSMGFGLTTVGSSLIAAGGYFYIRSLILP; encoded by the coding sequence TTGGCAGATGATTCCGCCATGTTAGTCTATGCCGAGGGAGAAGGGTTTACTCTCGTTCGAGGGGGAAAATCTCTATACTATGACCTTTACAGCCAAGGGGCTGAAGGACTGCTCTTGGAAGGAGGGGATCTCCTACTCACCGAAGAAGATACATGGCTTGAAATACAGCTTGGAGGCTCTTCAACCATCATCAAAATTTCAGAAAACACCACCTTCACCCTCAAGTCTCTCCAGAATGAGGGCGGAATCTTTAAGGTTTCCTATGGAAGGGTGAGAGCCCGGGTTGAAAAATTAACAACGGACACACCCTTCTGGATTGAGGGGGGGGATACAGTTGCCGGGGTGAGAGGAACCGACTTCGGTTATGATCTTTTTTATGACGGGAGTTCACCTGAAAAAAAGAATGTCAGTATTTACTGTTTTGAAGGAAAGGTCGAAGTTGTACGCCGGCTAGACACAGAGGAGGGAGATGCCTATCAGGCTGACTCTGACTTTGCGAAAGGAAAGGATTATACATCCACCGTTCTTTTGGGCAGGAACGAGATGGTTTCTGTTTCATCAGAGGATAAGACGGCTCCTTTGAACAAGAAGAAAATAGAACTGGAGGTGAAGGAATATTGGGAAATCAATGATTTTCTATATGAAGGTGAAGAAGAGGACATGGAGAAGATGAACTTTCAGGACTTCCATAATGATGCTGAGCTTTTAAGACAAGGAGCCCTGTATTCCACACTGACAGGAGCTTTTATTGTTGGTGCGGGGCTAACGGCTTACCTGGCCGCAGATGACTCTTCCATGGGATTTGGTCTCACCACGGTGGGATCGTCCCTGATCGCCGCCGGTGGATATTTCTATATAAGGTCTCTTATTCTGCCATGA
- the murD gene encoding UDP-N-acetylmuramoyl-L-alanine--D-glutamate ligase gives MKSHDFKNMNVTVMGLGLNGGGVASVRYLAEQGARVTATDLRSAEILKPSLDSLKDLDVHYVLETHRMEDFENADMVIKNPAVPPSSPYLKAAQRVETDLSLFLTLCSNPIIAVTGSKGKSTVVSALHHILKAKYPGCSLGGNITVSPLSFLKDLKKEDPVILELSSWQLGDLMGRDLLHPQISVLTNIMNDHQNKYDSFEDYVDDKRVIYQGQTETQDAIFLDDERGRSFAKECRARSWFYSSSEKEGSHLYLKQKEGIFKRNEKEESLLPETLNTPGFFFRQNCLIAAGAARLFGLDPAAIRASLKDFPGVPHRLELVATRGGVEYYNDTTATIPEAMAAGIQSFSSPLHLICGGSDKELNFQGVASQLCSVDQIYLLEGTASEKIIKLLTESEKSFHGPFSTLEAAFDLARRQARPGDVVLLSPGATSFGMFINEFHRGNLFRDLAKTLPF, from the coding sequence ATGAAGTCACATGATTTTAAAAATATGAACGTCACAGTTATGGGCCTGGGATTAAATGGCGGCGGTGTGGCTTCTGTGCGCTACCTGGCAGAACAGGGTGCCAGAGTGACAGCAACCGACCTCCGGTCAGCGGAGATACTCAAACCATCCCTCGATAGTCTGAAGGATCTGGATGTTCACTATGTTCTGGAGACACACAGGATGGAAGACTTTGAAAACGCCGACATGGTCATAAAAAACCCTGCGGTTCCCCCATCCTCTCCCTACTTGAAGGCGGCCCAAAGGGTAGAAACGGATTTATCCCTTTTTCTGACTCTCTGCAGCAATCCCATCATTGCCGTCACCGGAAGCAAGGGAAAATCTACGGTCGTATCCGCCCTTCATCACATCCTGAAGGCAAAGTATCCGGGATGTTCCCTGGGAGGAAATATCACCGTTAGTCCCCTCTCCTTCCTCAAGGATCTTAAGAAAGAGGATCCCGTCATACTTGAACTGTCCTCCTGGCAGTTGGGAGATCTAATGGGAAGAGATCTTCTGCATCCTCAAATCTCAGTGCTCACCAATATTATGAACGATCACCAGAACAAATATGACTCCTTTGAAGATTATGTTGATGATAAGCGAGTCATCTACCAGGGACAGACAGAAACTCAGGATGCTATTTTTCTAGACGATGAGAGAGGCAGGTCCTTCGCGAAGGAGTGCCGGGCCCGCTCCTGGTTCTACAGCTCAAGTGAAAAAGAAGGTTCACATCTGTATCTGAAACAGAAGGAGGGGATCTTTAAAAGAAATGAAAAAGAGGAATCACTACTGCCTGAGACTCTAAACACGCCGGGATTCTTTTTCAGGCAGAACTGCCTGATCGCAGCAGGAGCTGCCAGGCTCTTCGGATTGGATCCAGCAGCAATTCGCGCCTCTCTGAAGGATTTTCCGGGCGTACCCCACAGACTGGAACTGGTGGCAACCCGAGGTGGGGTGGAGTATTACAACGACACAACAGCGACGATCCCCGAAGCCATGGCCGCGGGAATCCAAAGTTTCTCCAGTCCTCTTCACCTGATATGCGGCGGTTCAGACAAAGAACTAAATTTCCAGGGGGTAGCATCTCAGCTCTGCAGTGTTGACCAGATCTACCTCTTGGAGGGAACCGCCTCAGAAAAAATAATAAAACTCCTGACTGAATCTGAAAAATCCTTTCACGGGCCTTTTTCTACACTGGAAGCGGCCTTCGATCTGGCCCGCAGGCAGGCGAGGCCCGGAGATGTGGTCCTCCTCTCTCCCGGAGCGACATCTTTTGGCATGTTCATCAATGAGTTTCACAGAGGGAACCTTTTCCGCGATCTGGCCAAGACTCTCCCCTTCTGA
- the purU gene encoding formyltetrahydrofolate deformylase produces the protein MKKQSAILFLSCEDRKGIVAEITHFITMYEGNILNCDQHYDESGMFFMRVEWDLTDFAIPQKKIESAFEPIAIKFEMDWRLEFSTRQAKMAILVSKYDHCLYELILKNRAGEHNGEIKLIISNHEDCRPIAEYFNIPFYCFPVTKDTKTEVEKQEIALLRKEKIDLVVLARYMQILSGSFIEAFPRKIINIHHSFLPAFVGAKPYHQAFSRGVKLIGATSHYVTEDLDQGPIIAQDVARVNHRDNVSDLVEKGRNLEKNVLSRGVRLHLEHKVLVFGNKTIVFD, from the coding sequence ATGAAGAAACAATCAGCCATTCTCTTTTTATCCTGTGAAGACCGGAAAGGTATTGTTGCAGAGATAACACATTTCATTACCATGTATGAAGGAAATATCCTGAATTGCGATCAGCATTATGATGAATCTGGTATGTTCTTCATGAGGGTGGAATGGGACCTCACAGACTTTGCCATCCCCCAGAAAAAGATAGAATCCGCCTTTGAACCCATCGCTATCAAATTTGAGATGGACTGGCGTCTAGAGTTTTCCACACGGCAGGCCAAGATGGCCATACTCGTCTCCAAATACGACCACTGTCTATATGAACTCATTCTAAAAAACCGGGCTGGCGAGCACAATGGTGAAATCAAACTGATCATATCCAACCACGAAGACTGCCGGCCAATTGCCGAATACTTCAATATCCCCTTTTACTGTTTTCCCGTAACGAAGGATACGAAAACTGAGGTTGAAAAACAGGAAATTGCCCTTCTCAGAAAAGAAAAAATTGACCTGGTGGTTCTGGCAAGGTACATGCAGATCCTTTCGGGTTCTTTCATAGAGGCCTTTCCCCGAAAAATCATCAATATCCACCACTCATTTCTTCCCGCCTTTGTTGGGGCAAAACCCTATCATCAGGCATTCTCAAGGGGTGTAAAACTCATTGGAGCCACGAGCCATTATGTGACCGAAGACCTCGATCAGGGACCAATCATTGCCCAGGATGTGGCCAGGGTGAACCACCGGGATAATGTGAGTGACCTTGTGGAGAAAGGACGAAACCTTGAGAAGAATGTTCTCTCAAGGGGGGTCAGACTCCATCTGGAACACAAGGTTCTGGTTTTTGGAAACAAGACGATTGTCTTTGACTGA
- a CDS encoding histidinol-phosphatase yields the protein MKTNYHTHCNFCDGFGDPETIIKTAIDKGIDILGFSSHSPIEGEDWTLAADEVPVYVQRIRELGEKYKESILILAGMEMDFIATNSCWPIKSWGDQSLDYVIGSVHWLYSQKLDRLMSVDGPEKELSMLIDKGYDGNARQMVEDYYHSIALMITREHFDFLGHLDVVKKRNKALGFLNEKEDWYLKKVISVLELLRKKEVPLEINTGGISRGATEDLYPSQPILRECCKRNIPILINSDSHNPDHLDSHFEMARDAAMDAGYREQMILDLDGWKSIPL from the coding sequence ATGAAAACCAACTACCACACACACTGTAATTTTTGCGATGGATTTGGCGATCCCGAAACAATCATCAAGACGGCGATAGATAAGGGAATAGATATTCTTGGATTCTCATCCCATTCTCCCATTGAGGGGGAAGATTGGACACTTGCAGCCGATGAAGTACCTGTATATGTCCAAAGGATACGGGAACTGGGGGAAAAGTATAAAGAATCCATCCTCATTCTTGCCGGGATGGAAATGGATTTTATAGCAACGAACTCCTGCTGGCCCATCAAGAGCTGGGGAGATCAGTCTCTGGATTATGTCATAGGTTCGGTGCATTGGCTGTATTCTCAAAAATTGGATAGGCTCATGTCTGTTGATGGTCCCGAAAAAGAGCTGTCCATGCTGATAGACAAAGGCTATGACGGGAATGCCCGGCAGATGGTGGAAGATTACTACCATAGCATAGCCCTTATGATTACTAGAGAGCACTTTGACTTTCTGGGACATTTGGATGTTGTTAAGAAAAGGAACAAGGCCCTCGGTTTTCTCAATGAAAAGGAGGATTGGTATCTGAAGAAAGTCATATCAGTTCTGGAGCTGCTCAGGAAAAAAGAAGTTCCCCTGGAAATTAACACAGGGGGAATCTCCAGAGGAGCCACAGAGGATTTATATCCATCCCAGCCTATTCTAAGAGAGTGCTGCAAGAGGAATATTCCTATTTTGATCAACAGTGATTCCCATAATCCTGACCATCTGGATAGCCACTTTGAAATGGCCAGGGATGCGGCAATGGATGCTGGATACAGGGAACAGATGATCCTTGATCTCGACGGATGGAAGAGTATTCCTCTTTAA
- the hcp gene encoding hydroxylamine reductase yields the protein MSMFCFQCQEAAKGTGCEIRGVCGKEPETAVLQDLLIYTLKGIAQVAGPARLQGKILPEADQAIMRGLFMTITNANFDNDVFVKTIIEDLALRDKLKGELGDLVPSKLHDAATFTVLDAAKMQEKGEQVGVMLTKNEDIRSLRELIIYGLKGMAAYAYHADHLAQQDESVLQFMYKALYSTLDDSLTVDDLVGLTLETGANGVSVMALLDKANTESYGNPEITEVNIGTGSNPGILISGHDLRDMESLLKQTEGTGVDVYTHSEMLPANYYPSFKKYSHFVGNYGNAWWKQDKEFASFNGPILMTTNCITPPKASYIDRMFTTGAAGYPGVKFLDAKLENGDKDFSAVIEAAKKCDPPVEIETGTIVGGFAHSQVLALADKVVDAVKSGAIKRFFVMAGCDGRMKGRDYYTEFARQLPEDTIILTAGCAKYRYNKLPLGDIGGIPRVLDAGQCNDSYSLAVTALKLKEVFELNDINDLPISYNIAWYEQKAVIVLLALLSLGVKDIHLGPTLPAFLSPNVAKVLVENFGIAGIGAVEEDIQLFMGA from the coding sequence ATGAGTATGTTTTGTTTTCAGTGTCAGGAAGCCGCCAAAGGAACAGGGTGCGAAATAAGAGGTGTTTGCGGAAAAGAACCGGAAACAGCAGTACTGCAAGACCTTCTTATCTACACTCTCAAGGGAATCGCCCAGGTGGCCGGTCCCGCCAGACTCCAGGGAAAGATTCTTCCCGAAGCAGACCAGGCCATCATGCGCGGTCTGTTTATGACCATCACCAATGCCAACTTTGACAATGACGTATTTGTAAAAACAATCATTGAAGACCTGGCCTTAAGAGACAAGCTCAAGGGTGAACTGGGAGACCTCGTCCCCTCAAAACTTCATGACGCGGCAACATTCACAGTACTCGATGCTGCCAAAATGCAGGAAAAAGGTGAACAAGTTGGAGTCATGCTGACAAAAAACGAAGATATCAGATCTCTCAGAGAACTGATCATATACGGTCTGAAGGGTATGGCTGCCTACGCCTACCATGCGGATCATCTGGCACAGCAGGATGAATCTGTTCTTCAATTTATGTACAAGGCTCTCTACTCCACACTGGATGACTCCCTCACTGTAGACGATCTTGTTGGACTGACCCTTGAAACAGGCGCCAATGGCGTCTCAGTCATGGCACTTCTGGACAAGGCCAACACCGAAAGCTACGGCAACCCAGAAATCACAGAAGTGAATATCGGAACAGGCAGCAACCCCGGAATCCTGATTTCCGGTCATGATCTGAGAGACATGGAAAGTCTCTTAAAACAGACCGAAGGCACTGGAGTGGATGTGTATACCCATAGCGAAATGCTTCCCGCCAACTATTATCCCTCTTTTAAAAAGTACAGCCATTTTGTAGGGAACTATGGAAACGCCTGGTGGAAACAAGACAAGGAATTTGCATCATTCAATGGTCCGATCCTGATGACAACCAACTGTATTACCCCTCCCAAGGCCAGTTATATTGACAGAATGTTCACCACTGGTGCCGCAGGATACCCTGGTGTGAAATTCCTTGATGCCAAACTTGAAAATGGAGACAAAGACTTTTCTGCCGTCATCGAAGCCGCCAAAAAATGTGACCCCCCTGTAGAAATAGAGACAGGAACTATTGTTGGTGGATTTGCCCACTCTCAAGTCCTGGCACTGGCCGATAAAGTTGTGGATGCCGTAAAATCCGGCGCCATCAAACGGTTTTTTGTTATGGCCGGCTGTGACGGAAGAATGAAGGGACGGGACTACTATACCGAATTTGCCCGTCAGCTTCCCGAAGATACGATCATCCTTACCGCAGGCTGTGCTAAATACCGTTACAACAAGCTGCCCCTTGGAGACATCGGCGGCATTCCCCGGGTACTTGATGCCGGTCAGTGCAATGACTCCTACTCCCTGGCAGTCACTGCCTTGAAACTCAAGGAAGTATTTGAACTGAACGATATCAATGACCTGCCCATCAGCTATAATATTGCCTGGTATGAACAGAAAGCTGTGATTGTTCTACTGGCTCTTCTGTCTTTGGGTGTTAAGGATATCCACCTGGGACCAACTCTTCCTGCCTTCCTCAGCCCCAATGTGGCTAAGGTGCTGGTTGAAAACTTCGGCATAGCCGGAATCGGTGCCGTAGAAGAGGACATCCAACTCTTCATGGGTGCCTGA